From a region of the Actinopolymorpha singaporensis genome:
- a CDS encoding PP2C family protein-serine/threonine phosphatase, with protein sequence MTLALRYAARTDVGLGPKKRNEDSGYAGPYLLAVADGMGGAVGGDVASAITITTVRDLDVAEHADPDQELNRVAAEANSRIAARIETEPHLEGMGTTLTAILFDGSVAHVAHIGDSRAYLLRGGRLRMLTHDHTFVQSLVDEGRITPEEAEYHPHRSLIIRVLEGRQDARPDIQPIEVDPGDRFLVCSDGLDNAGIKDPVIAEILGRAATPEEAATNLVEAALDHGSPDNVTCVVADVVDPDRDGGPGAAASAIALVGAVAAVDPEVSSGGNSVTSSHPTSTHEVVDEDDDPDEADVRVDDVGAGVPGDADREEELRYAPRPPRRRFRWLVRVLCILAVLALLAVGVRWAYDWTQRQYYVGAYPADAADNGGAASGARVAIFRGISQQIPGLRVSQLYELEPLTLAKLPQYHRERVSSTISATDLGEARAIVSMLSDVARRCSAQGTTKPTPTPTPRPTGKATGRPSPTKTPNANAALPSPSPTDSPAVSTGNRAAGAPDIPLECDGGEAPTPTPTGTK encoded by the coding sequence ATGACGCTCGCGCTCCGGTACGCCGCCCGCACCGACGTCGGTCTCGGTCCGAAGAAGCGGAACGAGGACTCCGGGTACGCCGGTCCCTACCTCCTCGCCGTCGCCGACGGGATGGGCGGCGCGGTCGGCGGCGACGTCGCCAGTGCCATCACGATCACGACGGTCCGCGACCTCGACGTGGCCGAGCACGCGGATCCGGACCAGGAGCTCAACCGGGTCGCGGCCGAGGCCAACTCGCGGATCGCCGCCCGCATCGAGACCGAGCCCCACCTGGAGGGTATGGGCACGACGCTGACGGCGATCCTGTTCGACGGGAGCGTCGCGCACGTCGCCCACATCGGCGACTCCCGCGCCTACCTCCTGCGCGGTGGCCGACTTCGGATGCTCACCCACGACCACACGTTCGTCCAGAGTCTGGTCGACGAGGGCCGGATCACCCCGGAGGAGGCCGAGTACCACCCGCACCGGTCGCTCATCATCCGCGTGCTGGAGGGGCGCCAGGACGCCCGGCCGGACATCCAGCCGATCGAGGTCGACCCCGGCGACCGGTTCCTGGTCTGCTCCGACGGCCTGGACAACGCCGGCATCAAGGACCCCGTCATCGCGGAGATCCTCGGCCGGGCGGCCACGCCGGAGGAGGCCGCCACCAACCTGGTCGAGGCGGCCCTCGACCACGGCAGTCCCGACAACGTGACCTGCGTGGTGGCCGACGTCGTAGACCCCGACCGCGACGGCGGGCCGGGTGCGGCCGCGTCGGCGATCGCGCTCGTCGGTGCGGTGGCCGCGGTCGACCCGGAGGTGAGTTCCGGAGGCAACAGCGTCACTTCCTCCCACCCCACCTCCACCCACGAGGTCGTGGACGAGGACGACGACCCCGACGAGGCCGACGTCCGGGTCGACGACGTGGGCGCGGGGGTGCCCGGCGACGCCGACCGCGAGGAGGAGCTGCGCTACGCCCCGCGCCCTCCGCGCCGCCGGTTCCGCTGGCTGGTCCGCGTCCTGTGCATCCTGGCCGTGCTGGCATTGCTCGCGGTGGGCGTACGGTGGGCGTACGACTGGACCCAGCGGCAGTACTACGTAGGCGCCTATCCCGCCGACGCGGCGGACAACGGCGGCGCGGCCTCCGGCGCCCGGGTGGCGATCTTTCGCGGGATCTCCCAGCAGATCCCCGGCCTGCGGGTCTCCCAGCTCTACGAGCTCGAGCCGCTGACCCTTGCCAAGCTTCCGCAGTATCACCGCGAGCGGGTGTCGAGCACGATCTCGGCCACCGACCTCGGCGAGGCCCGGGCCATCGTCTCGATGCTGTCCGACGTCGCCCGCCGCTGCTCCGCCCAGGGAACCACCAAGCCCACACCGACCCCGACTCCCCGGCCCACCGGCAAGGCCACGGGCCGGCCGAGTCCCACGAAGACGCCGAACGCCAACGCCGCCCTGCCCTCGCCGTCCCCCACCGACAGCCCGGCAGTGTCCACCGGCAACCGCGCGGCCGGCGCCCCCGACATCCCCCTCGAGTGCGACGGCGGCGAAGCCCCGACCCCGACCCCGACAGGTACGAAGTGA
- a CDS encoding FHA domain-containing protein FhaB/FipA, producing the protein MSELTLTIIKLGFLAVLWLFVLSAVSVIRSDLFGTRVSGSAKSDRPQKKPAKPAKPPRRKRGEPTTAVVVQGASSGLQVPLGDSPLVIGRGGECELQIDDEYVSTRHAVLRPQNGSWYAEDLGSTNGTFVGESRIHGPTAVGPGIPVRVGKTIIELYK; encoded by the coding sequence GTGTCCGAACTCACCCTCACCATCATCAAGCTGGGCTTCCTCGCGGTGCTCTGGCTGTTCGTGCTGTCCGCCGTCTCGGTGATCCGTTCGGACCTGTTCGGCACCCGGGTCAGCGGATCGGCCAAGTCCGACCGGCCGCAGAAGAAGCCGGCCAAGCCCGCGAAGCCGCCGCGCCGGAAGCGAGGAGAACCCACGACGGCGGTGGTGGTCCAGGGGGCGAGTTCGGGACTGCAGGTGCCGCTGGGCGACTCGCCGCTGGTGATCGGCCGGGGCGGGGAGTGCGAGCTGCAGATCGACGACGAGTACGTCTCCACCCGGCACGCTGTGCTGCGCCCGCAGAACGGCTCGTGGTACGCCGAGGACCTCGGCTCAACCAACGGCACCTTCGTGGGAGAGTCGCGCATCCACGGCCCGACGGCGGTGGGGCCGGGCATTCCTGTCCGAGTCGGCAAGACGATCATCGAGCTGTACAAGTAG
- a CDS encoding amidase yields MAQTRAGVDRHALDPDDPGSADSLCVRIDAASELHAFVAEAGRRERVRRELAELRELREASEVAAPAGSRSGHGLDRPALFGVPVGVKDVFHVDGLPTAAGSRLPPELLAGPEGGAVTRLREAGAVVAGKTVTAEFASVAPGPTRNPHRAGHTPGGSSSGSAAAVAAGLVPLALGTQTVGSVLRPAAYCGIVGFKPGHGRIPDDGLVPNAPTFDTVGILAVDVATAIRAAAVLCTDWRPGLVADLPYEGGGTPEALPLMPVPPELPVLGVPDGAYLRQATPVAQAAFAAQVETLAAAGYPVRRVGMLDDIDEVNRRNRTINGFEFARVHEQWFAPYADRYHPLTAAAVRDGRKVSEADYADALARREHFAGDLVRRMDAEGIDGWIAPAATGPAPEGLDSTGSPLMTLPWTQARLPAVSVPAGLVDGLPVGLQCVARPGADETLLAWARRLAAVLGTTRRREGLR; encoded by the coding sequence ATGGCGCAGACGCGGGCAGGGGTGGACAGGCATGCGCTGGACCCTGACGATCCCGGGTCCGCCGACTCACTGTGCGTACGAATCGACGCCGCGTCCGAGCTGCACGCGTTCGTCGCCGAAGCCGGCCGGCGTGAGCGCGTCCGGCGCGAGCTGGCCGAACTCCGTGAGCTACGCGAGGCAAGCGAAGTCGCGGCGCCGGCAGGCTCCCGCTCCGGTCACGGTCTGGACCGCCCGGCGTTGTTCGGCGTTCCGGTCGGTGTCAAGGACGTCTTCCACGTCGATGGACTGCCCACGGCCGCGGGATCGCGGCTGCCGCCGGAGCTGCTGGCCGGCCCCGAAGGTGGTGCGGTCACCCGGCTCCGCGAAGCCGGCGCGGTGGTGGCGGGCAAGACGGTGACCGCGGAGTTCGCGTCCGTGGCGCCCGGCCCCACCCGCAACCCGCACAGGGCCGGTCACACGCCCGGCGGGTCGAGCAGCGGGTCCGCGGCGGCGGTGGCGGCCGGGCTGGTGCCGCTCGCGCTGGGTACGCAGACCGTGGGGTCGGTGCTGCGGCCGGCGGCATACTGCGGGATCGTCGGCTTCAAGCCCGGCCACGGCCGGATCCCGGACGACGGACTGGTGCCGAACGCACCCACGTTCGACACGGTGGGCATCCTCGCCGTCGACGTCGCCACCGCGATCCGGGCGGCCGCCGTCCTCTGCACGGACTGGCGTCCGGGCCTGGTGGCGGACCTTCCGTACGAGGGCGGCGGAACGCCGGAGGCGCTGCCCCTCATGCCCGTCCCGCCCGAGCTGCCGGTCCTCGGCGTACCCGACGGCGCCTACCTGCGGCAGGCGACCCCGGTGGCGCAGGCGGCGTTCGCCGCGCAGGTGGAGACCCTGGCCGCCGCCGGCTACCCCGTCCGCAGGGTCGGGATGCTGGACGACATCGACGAGGTCAACCGGCGCAACCGCACGATCAACGGCTTCGAGTTCGCACGGGTGCACGAGCAGTGGTTCGCGCCGTACGCCGACCGCTACCACCCGCTGACGGCCGCCGCGGTCCGCGACGGCCGGAAGGTGTCCGAGGCCGACTACGCCGACGCGCTGGCGCGGCGCGAGCACTTCGCCGGTGACCTGGTGCGGCGCATGGACGCCGAGGGGATCGACGGGTGGATCGCGCCCGCGGCGACCGGACCCGCCCCGGAAGGCCTGGACTCCACCGGAAGCCCGCTGATGACGCTGCCCTGGACCCAGGCCCGGCTGCCGGCGGTGAGCGTGCCGGCCGGCCTGGTGGACGGGCTGCCGGTGGGCCTGCAGTGCGTGGCCCGCCCGGGCGCCGACGAGACTCTGCTGGCCTGGGCGCGGCGGTTGGCAGCCGTCCTGGGAACTACCCGACGACGCGAAGGACTTCGATGA
- a CDS encoding beta-ketoacyl-ACP synthase III, whose translation MSGSQIVAMGHYQPPKVLTNDDIARLVDTNDEWIRSRVGIRTRHIAETETVDEMAAAAAEKALSASGRTAGDVDLIAVATCTAVDRSPSMAARVAARLGIAAPAAYDINTACSGFCYALATADHAIRAGAARTALVIGSEKLSEVTDWTDRSTCILVGDGAGAAVVTASEEPGIGPVVWGSAPELGDAVRIEGQPAVFSQEGQSVFRWATTKLAPIAREVCARAGVDPADLAAVVPHQANLRIIEPLVRQLGATNAVLARDLVESGNTSAASVPLALSKLVERGEVPAGAPALLFGFGGGLAYAGQVVRCP comes from the coding sequence ATGAGCGGTTCGCAGATCGTGGCCATGGGCCACTACCAGCCCCCGAAGGTACTCACCAACGACGACATCGCCCGGCTCGTCGACACCAACGACGAGTGGATCCGGAGCAGGGTCGGCATCCGTACGCGCCACATCGCCGAGACCGAGACGGTGGACGAGATGGCGGCGGCCGCGGCGGAGAAGGCGCTGTCGGCCAGCGGGCGTACCGCGGGTGACGTGGACCTGATCGCGGTCGCCACCTGCACGGCGGTCGACCGGTCGCCGAGCATGGCCGCCCGGGTCGCCGCCCGGCTCGGGATCGCCGCGCCCGCGGCGTACGACATCAACACCGCCTGTTCGGGGTTCTGCTACGCGCTGGCCACCGCCGACCACGCCATCCGGGCCGGTGCTGCGCGCACCGCGCTCGTGATCGGGTCGGAGAAGTTGTCGGAGGTCACCGACTGGACCGACCGGTCGACCTGCATCCTGGTTGGGGACGGCGCGGGGGCCGCGGTGGTGACGGCCTCGGAGGAGCCGGGTATCGGCCCGGTCGTGTGGGGGTCGGCGCCGGAGCTGGGCGACGCGGTACGCATCGAGGGTCAGCCCGCGGTGTTCAGCCAGGAGGGCCAGTCGGTGTTCCGGTGGGCGACCACGAAGCTGGCGCCGATCGCCCGGGAGGTGTGCGCCCGGGCCGGTGTCGACCCGGCCGACCTCGCGGCTGTCGTACCCCACCAGGCCAACCTGCGCATCATCGAGCCGCTCGTCCGCCAGCTCGGCGCGACGAACGCGGTGCTCGCCCGCGACCTGGTGGAGTCCGGCAACACCTCGGCCGCGAGCGTGCCGCTGGCGCTGTCCAAGCTGGTCGAACGCGGCGAGGTTCCGGCGGGTGCGCCGGCGCTGCTGTTCGGGTTCGGCGGCGGACTGGCGTACGCCGGGCAGGTCGTGCGCTGCCCCTGA
- a CDS encoding peptidoglycan D,D-transpeptidase FtsI family protein: MNRSIRRIAVAFMVLFLALLANANYIQVFQASDLNDRSDNKRVTLDEYARERGPIMVGGTQVAYSVKTKDDLVYLRRYRDPQLYGHLTGYYSYVLGRRGLEKAENSVLSGTDDRLFVRRIVDLITNRQPQGGSVLLTINPKAQQAAYDALGNKRGAVVAIEPSTGKILAMVSKPTYDPNRLSSHDANSILKAANELQDDPSRPMENRAAQRRYPPGSTFKLVTAAAALSSGRYNPNSQLPAPAELDLPLTTFNMKNWQNGLCGPAPQVTLTQALATSCNTAFGGLGLKVGEKALRQQAEKFGFGQEYLPDLGASTSVFPREVNPPQLAQSSIGQFDVAATPLQMAMVSAGIANGGKVMQPYVVAKVSGPDLKTLEVTEPRTLSQAVSGDVAQQLTQMMVDVVDHGTGQPVKIDGVSVAGKTGTAQTTPDKPPYAWFTSFAPANAPQVAVAVVIEHADVGRNEISGGRLAAPVAKAVMRAVIGR, from the coding sequence ATGAACCGTTCGATTCGCCGGATCGCGGTGGCCTTCATGGTGCTGTTCCTGGCACTGCTGGCCAACGCCAACTACATCCAGGTCTTCCAGGCGTCCGACCTCAACGACCGCTCCGACAACAAGCGGGTCACGCTGGACGAGTACGCCCGGGAGCGGGGCCCGATCATGGTCGGGGGCACCCAGGTCGCCTACTCCGTGAAGACCAAGGACGACTTGGTCTACCTCCGCAGGTACCGCGACCCGCAGCTGTACGGCCACCTCACCGGCTACTACTCCTACGTCCTCGGTCGGCGCGGCCTGGAGAAGGCGGAGAACTCCGTCCTGTCCGGGACCGACGACCGGCTGTTCGTCCGCCGGATCGTGGACCTGATCACCAACCGCCAGCCGCAGGGCGGCAGCGTCCTGCTGACGATCAACCCGAAGGCGCAGCAGGCGGCCTACGACGCACTGGGCAACAAGCGCGGCGCCGTGGTGGCGATCGAGCCGTCGACGGGCAAGATCCTGGCGATGGTGAGCAAGCCGACGTACGACCCCAACCGGCTCTCCTCCCACGACGCCAACTCGATCCTGAAGGCGGCCAACGAGCTGCAGGACGACCCGAGCAGGCCGATGGAGAACCGCGCTGCGCAGCGCCGTTACCCCCCGGGCTCGACGTTCAAGCTGGTCACCGCGGCGGCGGCCCTGTCCAGTGGGCGCTACAACCCCAACTCCCAGCTGCCGGCGCCGGCTGAGCTGGACCTCCCGTTGACGACGTTCAACATGAAGAACTGGCAGAACGGCCTGTGCGGGCCCGCGCCGCAGGTCACCCTCACCCAGGCTCTGGCCACCTCCTGCAACACCGCGTTCGGCGGGCTCGGGCTCAAGGTCGGCGAGAAGGCACTGCGCCAGCAGGCGGAGAAGTTCGGGTTCGGCCAGGAGTACCTCCCCGACCTCGGCGCCTCCACCAGCGTGTTCCCCAGGGAAGTGAACCCCCCGCAGCTCGCGCAGAGCTCGATCGGCCAGTTCGACGTCGCCGCCACGCCGCTGCAGATGGCGATGGTCTCCGCCGGCATCGCCAACGGCGGCAAGGTGATGCAGCCGTACGTCGTGGCCAAGGTGAGCGGGCCGGACCTGAAGACCCTCGAGGTGACCGAGCCCCGGACGCTGTCCCAGGCGGTGTCCGGCGACGTCGCCCAGCAGCTGACCCAGATGATGGTCGACGTCGTGGACCACGGCACCGGCCAGCCGGTGAAGATCGACGGCGTGTCGGTGGCCGGCAAGACGGGAACGGCGCAGACCACGCCGGACAAGCCGCCGTACGCCTGGTTCACGTCGTTCGCACCGGCGAACGCCCCCCAGGTCGCGGTGGCCGTGGTCATCGAGCACGCCGACGTGGGGCGCAACGAGATTTCCGGCGGGCGGCTGGCGGCACCGGTGGCCAAGGCCGTGATGCGGGCGGTGATCGGGCGATGA
- a CDS encoding FhaA domain-containing protein: protein MTGTFARVFRSAVQPVEIASALQRELDNSAQVLSRESSLVPNDFVVELSPSDHERLAPYEQTLSKELAEVVSRHAGNQSYAFTGPVTVSFERQDGLSTGRFRVRSSAVAQVTPGRRQPPPDHRQGPGGPPRGPGRRPGPGQGNAPGYAPSGNGSSGSPGGPGGPGQRRAPAPAPYLEVNGQRHPLEPPGAVLGRGTEADLRITDPGVSRRHAEIRVVQEGPRYTVTIHDLGSTNGIVVNGQRVDYAPLREGSQILLGNTLLVLRHPDGAQR, encoded by the coding sequence GTGACCGGAACCTTCGCACGCGTTTTCCGCTCGGCTGTCCAGCCGGTCGAGATCGCCTCCGCACTGCAGCGGGAGCTCGACAACTCCGCTCAGGTGCTGTCCCGGGAGTCCAGCCTGGTCCCCAACGACTTCGTTGTCGAGCTGTCACCGAGCGACCACGAACGGCTAGCGCCGTACGAGCAGACCCTCAGCAAGGAGCTCGCCGAGGTGGTGAGCCGGCACGCCGGCAACCAGAGCTACGCGTTCACCGGCCCGGTCACCGTCTCGTTCGAACGCCAGGACGGCCTGTCCACCGGACGGTTCCGGGTCCGTAGCAGCGCCGTCGCCCAGGTGACGCCCGGGCGCCGGCAACCTCCGCCCGACCATCGCCAGGGCCCCGGTGGACCGCCGCGCGGACCGGGCCGGCGTCCGGGCCCGGGGCAGGGCAACGCGCCGGGGTACGCGCCGTCGGGTAACGGCAGCTCGGGCAGTCCAGGCGGCCCAGGCGGCCCCGGTCAGCGCCGGGCACCTGCGCCCGCTCCCTACCTCGAGGTCAACGGCCAGAGGCACCCGCTGGAGCCACCGGGCGCCGTGCTGGGCCGGGGCACCGAGGCCGACCTCCGCATCACCGACCCGGGCGTCTCCCGCCGGCACGCCGAGATCCGTGTCGTTCAGGAGGGCCCCCGCTACACCGTCACCATCCACGACCTGGGTTCCACCAACGGGATCGTGGTCAACGGGCAGCGCGTCGACTACGCGCCGCTTCGGGAGGGCAGTCAGATCCTGCTCGGCAACACGCTCCTCGTCCTGCGTCATCCGGACGGAGCGCAGCGGTAG
- the pknB gene encoding Stk1 family PASTA domain-containing Ser/Thr kinase, which translates to MTDARFLGGRYELGEVLGHGGMAEVRIGVDRRLGRTVAVKTLRPDLATDPVFQARFRREAQSAAALNQPTIVAVYDTGEEKVDGISVPYIVMEYVEGRTLRDVLREGRRILPERALEITADVLEALEYSHRAGIVHRDIKPGNVMLTPNGDVKVMDFGIARAVADASATMTQTAAVIGTAQYLSPEQARGESVDARSDIYSTGCLLYELLTGRPPFVGDSPVSVAYQHVREEPRPPSMLDPEVPPIADAITIKALQKKPHDRYQSAAEMRQDIERGLSGQELIAPMLAAGATARFLPPDEPINPADPEHAAYTEDDDQDPERGRKAAYILLAIAIVFVLGVAAFIGLQSLGKDSANTVSTPTLQGKTLPEAQTVLAQSRLRLGKVTQQASESVAKGQIVSQNPTPGASAKVDSAVDVAVSSGQGEVTIPAVVGKKVATARTMLEKEGLNVVSREDSNASGDANTVSRVDPDEGAVVKAGSTVTLYHASGLVTVPRVLGDSAAVAEARLADAGFRVNKRYDTTSQAEAGTVVRQVPGAGKRREPDTTVTIVIARAPAQQPKPQPKPKPTKTEEPPSPSPSPTQTQPEPKPSPSKTETPPPSPSPPEPTPSDTPQPPPPPQGGGATTPPPPPPTA; encoded by the coding sequence ATGACGGACGCGCGGTTCCTCGGCGGCCGCTACGAGCTCGGCGAGGTGCTCGGGCACGGCGGCATGGCCGAGGTGAGGATCGGCGTCGACCGCCGGCTCGGCCGGACGGTCGCGGTGAAGACGCTGCGCCCGGACCTCGCCACCGACCCGGTCTTCCAGGCCAGGTTCCGCCGGGAGGCACAGTCGGCCGCGGCGCTCAACCAGCCGACCATCGTCGCCGTCTACGACACCGGCGAGGAGAAGGTGGACGGCATCTCGGTGCCGTACATCGTGATGGAGTACGTCGAGGGACGGACCCTGCGCGACGTGCTCCGCGAGGGCCGCCGGATCCTCCCCGAGCGGGCACTGGAGATCACCGCGGACGTGCTGGAGGCGCTGGAGTACAGCCACCGCGCGGGCATCGTCCACCGCGACATCAAGCCCGGCAACGTCATGTTGACGCCGAACGGCGACGTCAAGGTGATGGACTTCGGCATCGCCCGCGCGGTCGCCGACGCGTCGGCCACGATGACCCAAACCGCTGCCGTGATCGGCACCGCGCAGTATCTCTCCCCGGAGCAGGCGCGCGGTGAGTCGGTCGATGCGCGCAGCGACATCTACTCCACCGGCTGCCTGCTGTACGAACTCCTCACCGGCCGGCCGCCGTTCGTCGGCGACTCGCCGGTCTCGGTGGCGTACCAGCACGTCCGGGAGGAGCCTCGGCCGCCGTCGATGCTCGACCCGGAGGTGCCGCCGATCGCCGACGCGATCACCATCAAGGCGCTGCAGAAGAAGCCGCACGACCGGTACCAGTCCGCCGCGGAGATGCGGCAGGACATCGAACGCGGGCTGTCCGGCCAGGAACTCATCGCGCCGATGCTCGCCGCCGGCGCGACCGCACGCTTCCTGCCGCCGGACGAGCCGATCAACCCGGCGGACCCCGAACACGCCGCCTACACCGAGGACGACGACCAGGACCCCGAGCGCGGCCGGAAGGCGGCGTACATCCTGCTCGCCATCGCGATCGTGTTCGTCCTCGGTGTCGCGGCGTTCATCGGCCTGCAGAGCCTGGGCAAGGACTCGGCGAACACCGTCTCCACCCCCACACTGCAGGGGAAGACGCTGCCCGAGGCGCAGACCGTGCTCGCACAGAGCCGGCTTCGGCTCGGCAAGGTCACCCAGCAGGCCAGCGAATCCGTCGCCAAGGGGCAGATCGTCTCCCAGAACCCCACGCCGGGCGCGTCCGCGAAGGTCGACAGCGCGGTGGACGTCGCCGTGTCCAGCGGACAGGGCGAGGTCACCATCCCAGCGGTGGTGGGCAAGAAGGTCGCCACTGCCCGCACGATGCTGGAGAAGGAAGGCCTGAACGTCGTCAGCCGCGAGGACTCCAACGCCAGCGGTGACGCCAACACGGTCAGCCGCGTCGACCCGGACGAAGGGGCGGTCGTCAAGGCCGGCAGCACGGTCACGCTGTACCACGCGAGCGGACTGGTCACCGTCCCGCGCGTCCTGGGGGACAGCGCGGCGGTCGCGGAGGCCCGGCTCGCCGACGCGGGGTTCCGGGTGAACAAGCGCTACGACACCACGTCGCAGGCGGAGGCGGGCACGGTCGTCCGGCAGGTGCCGGGCGCCGGGAAGCGCCGTGAACCCGACACGACGGTCACGATCGTGATCGCCCGGGCACCGGCCCAGCAGCCCAAGCCCCAGCCGAAGCCAAAGCCGACCAAGACCGAAGAACCGCCGTCGCCGTCGCCGAGCCCGACGCAGACACAGCCGGAGCCGAAGCCCAGTCCGTCCAAGACCGAGACCCCGCCTCCGTCACCGTCTCCGCCGGAGCCCACCCCGAGCGACACGCCGCAGCCCCCGCCACCGCCGCAGGGCGGCGGGGCGACGACGCCGCCACCTCCGCCACCGACGGCCTGA
- a CDS encoding aminodeoxychorismate/anthranilate synthase component II, with the protein MSTRILVVDNYDSFVFNLVQYLYQLGVECDVRRNDEVELSEIDSYAGVLLSPGPGTPEHAGVCVDLVRRAAGRVPVFGVCLGLQAIAVAYGGVVTRAPELLHGKTSLVHHEGAGVLAGLPDPFTATRYHSLAVEPTSVPPVFEVTARTDSGVLMALRHREFDCEGVQFHPESVLTEGGHRLLANWLVTCGEAGAVERSAGLAPVVSRS; encoded by the coding sequence GTGAGCACCCGCATCCTCGTCGTCGACAACTACGACTCCTTCGTCTTCAACCTGGTGCAGTACCTCTACCAGCTCGGAGTCGAGTGCGACGTACGCCGCAACGACGAGGTCGAGCTGTCCGAGATCGACAGCTACGCCGGTGTCCTGCTCTCCCCAGGTCCGGGTACCCCCGAGCACGCCGGTGTCTGTGTCGACCTGGTGCGCCGGGCCGCCGGGCGGGTGCCGGTGTTCGGGGTGTGTCTCGGCCTGCAGGCGATCGCCGTGGCGTACGGCGGAGTGGTCACCCGCGCCCCCGAACTCCTGCACGGCAAGACCAGTCTGGTCCACCACGAGGGCGCGGGAGTTCTCGCCGGGCTGCCGGACCCGTTCACCGCGACCCGCTACCACTCGCTCGCGGTCGAGCCCACCTCGGTGCCGCCGGTGTTCGAGGTGACCGCCCGAACCGACTCCGGTGTGCTGATGGCGCTCAGACACCGCGAGTTCGACTGCGAGGGTGTGCAGTTCCACCCCGAGTCGGTCCTCACCGAGGGAGGCCACCGGTTGCTGGCCAACTGGCTGGTCACCTGTGGTGAGGCCGGCGCGGTGGAGCGGTCGGCCGGCCTCGCGCCGGTGGTCAGCCGGTCCTGA
- a CDS encoding FtsW/RodA/SpoVE family cell cycle protein — translation MSDTQQTNSVQPRKRRGAELVLLVLALGVAVGAYAIVGVAVTGHVSQQIVSYAVGLILLVGIAHLVVRFRAPYADPILLPCVVLLNGLGLALIHRLDLSKVKAAQDAGEAMPRVDAPAQLTWTAVGVAAFIAMLLLVRDHRWLQRATYTALFAGVALLLLPLVPGIGVRFQGAQIWVRFAGLSFQPGEVAKMLLIVFFAGYLVVKKEALALAGRRFLAIDLPRGRDLGPIVSAWLISLAILVFQRDLGTAVLFFGVFVVMLYVATERPGWLFLGGTMFVGGAWFAYIAATQLGISQFSHIANRVNAWLHPFDPANANGAYQIVQSLYGFAYGGLLGRGLGEGHPTLVPLAKSDFIAAVIGEELGLTGLMAILLLYGVIVERGLRTALVCRDQYGKLLATGIATVFAIQVFVVIGGVTKLIPLTGLTTPFLSYGGSSLVANWALVALMLRISDFARRPAAVLPPAPTEDALTQVVVVRR, via the coding sequence GTGAGCGACACCCAGCAGACCAACTCCGTGCAGCCCCGCAAGCGCCGCGGCGCGGAGCTGGTCCTGCTCGTCCTCGCGCTCGGAGTCGCCGTCGGCGCGTACGCCATCGTCGGTGTCGCCGTGACCGGCCACGTCTCCCAGCAGATCGTGTCGTACGCCGTCGGCCTCATCCTGCTGGTCGGGATCGCCCACCTCGTGGTCCGGTTCCGTGCGCCGTACGCCGACCCGATCCTGCTGCCCTGCGTCGTTCTGCTGAACGGCCTCGGCCTGGCCCTGATCCACCGGCTCGACCTGTCCAAGGTCAAGGCGGCCCAGGATGCCGGCGAGGCGATGCCACGCGTCGACGCACCCGCCCAGCTCACGTGGACCGCGGTGGGTGTGGCGGCGTTCATCGCCATGTTGTTGCTGGTCCGCGACCACCGTTGGCTGCAGCGGGCCACCTACACCGCGCTGTTCGCCGGTGTGGCTCTGCTGCTCCTGCCGCTGGTCCCCGGAATCGGCGTGCGCTTCCAGGGCGCACAGATCTGGGTGCGGTTCGCCGGGCTGTCGTTCCAGCCGGGCGAGGTGGCGAAGATGCTGCTCATCGTCTTCTTCGCCGGCTACCTCGTGGTCAAGAAGGAGGCGCTGGCGCTGGCGGGGCGGCGGTTCCTCGCCATCGACCTGCCCCGCGGCCGTGACCTGGGCCCGATCGTGTCCGCCTGGCTGATCAGCCTGGCCATTCTGGTCTTCCAGCGCGACCTGGGCACCGCGGTGCTGTTCTTCGGCGTCTTCGTGGTCATGTTGTACGTCGCGACCGAACGCCCGGGCTGGCTGTTCCTCGGCGGCACGATGTTCGTCGGCGGCGCGTGGTTCGCTTACATCGCCGCCACCCAGCTCGGCATCTCGCAGTTCTCCCACATCGCCAACCGCGTCAACGCCTGGTTGCATCCGTTCGACCCGGCCAACGCCAACGGCGCGTACCAGATCGTCCAGTCGCTGTACGGCTTCGCCTACGGCGGGCTGCTCGGCCGCGGGCTCGGTGAGGGTCACCCGACACTGGTGCCGTTGGCCAAGAGCGACTTCATCGCCGCGGTGATCGGCGAGGAGCTCGGCCTGACCGGGCTGATGGCGATCCTGCTGCTGTACGGCGTGATCGTCGAACGCGGCCTGCGCACCGCCCTGGTCTGCCGCGACCAGTACGGCAAGCTGCTCGCCACCGGCATCGCCACGGTCTTCGCGATCCAGGTGTTCGTGGTGATCGGCGGCGTCACCAAGCTGATTCCGCTGACCGGCCTCACCACGCCGTTCCTGTCCTACGGAGGTTCCTCGCTGGTGGCCAACTGGGCGCTGGTCGCCCTGATGCTGCGGATCAGCGACTTCGCGCGGAGGCCGGCCGCCGTCCTGCCGCCCGCGCCGACCGAAGATGCCCTGACCCAGGTAGTGGTGGTACGCCGGTGA